A stretch of Porites lutea chromosome 5, jaPorLute2.1, whole genome shotgun sequence DNA encodes these proteins:
- the LOC140938912 gene encoding uncharacterized protein — protein sequence MFFFPKSAKEDTSTSASSTGKPPPLRRHDTFGSVELFEAWAKDSFINQSTVDILVNTHEIDCLPAVLALKKEDFPHLNLPVGQRRLLEEAVEKLRQDYELVQPPTPKAKISLEMPKYKSMLEIGELAEEDSGNGGSIGDTQPEVPSRPRAQSGYSSQRKSGQRKSKVELGKDQKESRPEKEALLVTAQSKTTSQMSSKAGQRTKKDDTRSSKKSQEHSETKNYDDDSDDDEYTACACQRWLFVTIFMPVFLVLSIVGFILVVLLMPFRLCCPKGGAYTNVLTFLFEVFLMAPCLACKWASGKRKSHGNSASGKPRYGGTDEVELGSK from the exons atgttttttttcccgAAATCCGCGAAAGAAGATACTTCCACTTCGGCTTCTTCCACTGGTAAACCACCCCCCCTTCGAAGGCATGATACTTTTGGGAGCGTCGAATTGTTTGAGGCTTGGGCAAAAGACTCTTTTATTAATCAAAGCACGGTTGACATACTCGTGAACACACATGAAATCGATTGTCTACCCGCGGTTTtggccttaaaaaaagaagattttcCGCACTTAAATTTGCCGGTCGGCCAACGAAGGCTGCTGGAAGAAGCGGTCGAGAAATTGCGGCAGGATTATGAGCTGGTTCAACCGCCGACGCCGAAAGCCAAGATTAGTCTCGAGATGCCAAAATATAAATCAATGCTTGAGATAGGGGAGCTTGCTGAGGAAGACTCGGGCAATGGAGGGTCTATTGGAGATACTCAACCTGAAGTGCCTTCTAGACCTCGCGCGCAGTCAGGGTATTCTTCTCAAAGAAAATCTGGGCAACGCAAGAGCAAAGTTGAATTAGGAAAAGACCAGAAGGAATCCAGACCTGAAAAGGAGGCTTTGTTGGTTACAGCGCAAAGTAAAACCACATCGCAGATGTCATCGAAGGCTGGTCAACGGACTAAGAAAG ATGATACGCGTTCATCGAAAAAATCACAAGAACACAGCGAGACGAAGAATTATGATGACGACAGCGATGATGACGAGTACACGGCCTGTGCGTGTCAAAGGTGGCTTTTCGTTACCATATTTATGCCCGTGTTCCTGGTTTTATCAATTGTAGGATTCATTTTGGTGGTTTTACTTATGCCAT TTCGTTTATGCTGTCCGAAAGGAGGAGCATACACCAATGTATTAACGTTTTTGTTCGAAGTATTTTTAATGGCTCCTTGTCTGGCGTGCAAGTGGGCTTCAGGAAAACGAAAAAGCCACGGAAATTCAGCTTCCGGCAAGCCTCGCTATGGCGGGACAGATGAGGTAGAATTGGGATCTAAATGA